TTTTTAGAAACTGGAAGGCTAGGGAAGATTCTAATCCATAGCTTACCTGTTCTTTTCATATATCTAGAAATCGTTCTTCTCGCAGATTCAATCTGACGAGCAGTAATTCTCTCAGGTTGAAGGGCTTTTAAGCCGAAATCGCCAAAGCTAATTTCAAACCCACCTTTTGCTTCGCCGTGAATTCTGCCTTTGAAGGCTTTTCTAAACTTAGTTTGTTTTGGCATCATCATAAAAAATATCTCCTTTCCTAGGGACTAGGGGTTAGAGGCTAGGATTTAGGGATTTCCCTAGAACCTAGCCTCTAGAACCTAATACCTTATTTAACTCCTAAAATTCTTTTTTCGTGAGCATATGGGTCATGAGCTAAAATCTCACCTTTATAAACCCAAACTTTAACTCCCAAAACACCATAAGTAGTA
This genomic window from Rickettsiales bacterium contains:
- the rplP gene encoding 50S ribosomal protein L16, yielding MMMPKQTKFRKAFKGRIHGEAKGGFEISFGDFGLKALQPERITARQIESARRTISRYMKRTGKLWIRIFPSLPVSKKPLEVRQGKGKGPVEFWAARVKPGVIMFELGGVDEATARGAFERAAAKLPIKTKFVKRIV